TCGATGTTTTGCTCGTTCGACCTGTGCGACGGTCCATGGCCGCGCCGCGAAGACTGCGTTCCGCTTCGTTGTTCGTTGCTGGCGCGGCCGGGCTTGTCACAAAACAAAACAACTCCTCTTCCGTCATCAGCCGAATCAGTTCTGAGACCAGGTTGTCAAAATCCTTGCCGAAGTCGGCCGCCCGAACATCGGAATCCTCGGCGCAGTAACGCACCAGCAGAGCCGCCAGCGTGTTATCAAGTTCATCGACCTTCGCCGCACGACCGGCATCGCCAAGACGACCATCGGCGGCGTGGCGTTTGGCCGCGTAGAAAATTTCCAGCAGGCCGTCGAGCAGTCGCTGGTACTCTTCGTTGTCCGGCTTCAGCAGCGTCAGACGGATGGCCTTCCGCAGCAGGTGAGCCCAGCATTTCTGTGCGTGACTGAAACCTCGGTACACGGCCGCATCGTCCGAAACAAGCACGCCTCCAAACAATTCTTTCGACAGGATCTGAGCCAGTGTGTCGCCGTCTTTGCGGCATCCGAAGATCAGCACGCGCGCCTTCTCCGACAAAAAAGCCCACACGCTGTTGATACTCCAACTGGTTTCGTCTGCATGCACAATCGCACTGAACGCCATCAGGTCACACAGAGATTCGAATTCCTGTTCCCAACGCCGTGCCAGTTGATTCAACAGAGCGTCCGCCTGGGATTTGCCGAGCGGCAGATTCCAGAAGAATTCAATCAATGCACACGTCTTGTCGATCGACAGTCCCGTGATGGTCACAATGCGAGCCAGCGCGATATGAACTTCAATGCCGAATTCGGACCGCGGCCACACGCCCGGAATTTCGGATTTCTCGCCGTTGGGGCCGTGATAGATTTCATAGACGACCTGCACGGCTTGGCCGTTGATCACTCTCCAGACGAAACGTTCCCGAACGAAACGGCACTCTGCGACGTTGTAACCTTCCGGCAGAATGAGTTCGCGTCGTTCGGCGTTGTCCGCTTTCTGCTCGGTTGTGCGACGACCGCGACGCGCCGAGGATTGTTTTTTGCGACCTTTTCGGCGGCCCGTTTCAGCGCGGCGTCTCTCTTCCGCCGTCACCGAAAACGCCTCGTCGAGTCGCTCTGTGGGGTTCTTACCTTCGAGCTCTTCAATCCGATCACGCAGCCGCCGGTTCTCGTCCCGCAGCTCCGCAACCTCACGCTGCAGGCTAAGCACAAGCTGCTTCACTTCCACAGCGATGATCTGACTGACATCCGTGTCCATCCACCTGTCGTATCAAAATCTAACCGACAGAAAAAGACCAGTCTCCAAGCTGAAATGGACAGCTACGACAATGCATTGATGCCGCAGTGAAGCAAGTAGCTGAGCGCGACAACTTCACAATCGTTCTTTACATCGGTGAAGACAGGAATGGTAACGAAGGCGCAACAGCAGAGTTTCAGCAAATGATCGCCAGTAGCCACATTGGGTTTATGGTGGATCAGGACCGAACGGATATCACGGCAAGAATTGTCGCTCAAATGTCTACAGCAGCATCTATGGAAGAAGTTGAACGAGAGAACAACATTGGCGAGCAATAACACGCAGTGACCGTCAGGCGAAACTGTATAGATC
This DNA window, taken from Fuerstiella marisgermanici, encodes the following:
- a CDS encoding IS66 family transposase, with amino-acid sequence MDTDVSQIIAVEVKQLVLSLQREVAELRDENRRLRDRIEELEGKNPTERLDEAFSVTAEERRRAETGRRKGRKKQSSARRGRRTTEQKADNAERRELILPEGYNVAECRFVRERFVWRVINGQAVQVVYEIYHGPNGEKSEIPGVWPRSEFGIEVHIALARIVTITGLSIDKTCALIEFFWNLPLGKSQADALLNQLARRWEQEFESLCDLMAFSAIVHADETSWSINSVWAFLSEKARVLIFGCRKDGDTLAQILSKELFGGVLVSDDAAVYRGFSHAQKCWAHLLRKAIRLTLLKPDNEEYQRLLDGLLEIFYAAKRHAADGRLGDAGRAAKVDELDNTLAALLVRYCAEDSDVRAADFGKDFDNLVSELIRLMTEEELFCFVTSPAAPATNNEAERSLRGAAMDRRTGRTSKTSKGARRRSILTSVLESLNLHLKTPTLSSVVAEVMTWQQDGFSLFDRLKLEVGLTSAPPGQSRLSKLVPAN